A stretch of the Vibrio stylophorae genome encodes the following:
- a CDS encoding tRNA (adenine(22)-N(1))-methyltransferase: MKLGKRLGQIEQWVQSHVDHIWDCCCDHGHLGAAILKRYPQSSVHFVDIVPSLMSQVESKLKRFHPNGRWQTHCLDVAQLPLNQYAGRHLVIIAGVGGDLMAHFVSTIVQENPHLTLDFLLCPVHHQYALRQQLIALELNLLDEVLVEENQRFYEILHLTTARHQGQALSITGERLWHADNAEAMQRAKRYLQKTLAHYQRIAKGNQPDALQMLAAYQAIQI; this comes from the coding sequence TTGAAACTTGGAAAACGCCTTGGCCAGATTGAGCAATGGGTTCAATCGCATGTGGATCATATTTGGGATTGTTGCTGCGATCATGGCCACCTTGGTGCAGCCATTCTTAAACGCTATCCGCAGAGTAGCGTTCATTTTGTTGATATCGTGCCTTCGCTGATGAGCCAAGTTGAAAGTAAACTCAAGCGTTTCCATCCAAACGGCCGCTGGCAAACCCATTGCTTGGATGTGGCGCAGCTTCCGCTTAATCAATATGCTGGGCGACATTTGGTGATTATTGCTGGGGTTGGTGGCGATCTGATGGCGCATTTCGTCAGCACCATTGTTCAAGAAAATCCACATCTCACCCTTGATTTCTTACTCTGCCCTGTACACCATCAGTACGCGCTCAGGCAGCAATTAATCGCGCTTGAGCTCAACTTACTGGATGAAGTCTTGGTGGAAGAGAATCAACGATTCTATGAGATCTTGCACCTCACCACGGCGCGCCATCAAGGGCAGGCGCTTAGCATCACGGGTGAACGTTTGTGGCACGCAGACAACGCCGAAGCAATGCAACGAGCAAAGCGCTATTTACAAAAAACGCTGGCGCATTATCAGCGAATTGCCAAGGGTAATCAGCCTGACGCGCTGCAAATGCTGGCGGCTTATCAAGCGATTCAAATTTAA
- a CDS encoding DedA family protein, which yields MFEQIQDVLIAIWHQDFDALGPNSALLIYLLVAVLIHLESGFLPAAPLPCDSVVVLTGTLSAVGILNPWIAFPMLVFAAATGSWLAFLQGRWLNKLPLVQRWLHKVPERNIKMVDSLLCRHGLVALFCARFAPGVRSVLPMMMGIRVQHAPRFHHFSWLSATLWVFLLAGVGFMLPSLPENISRFVTMALMAAPVITLCTFILTAVIWRLRKLWRPAQPTKPV from the coding sequence ATGTTCGAACAAATTCAAGATGTCTTGATCGCCATTTGGCACCAAGACTTTGACGCCCTTGGCCCAAATAGTGCCCTTTTGATCTACCTACTCGTTGCGGTATTGATCCATCTCGAAAGCGGTTTTCTTCCTGCCGCGCCTCTGCCATGCGACAGCGTGGTTGTACTGACTGGCACCCTATCGGCTGTGGGTATTCTCAATCCTTGGATTGCATTCCCCATGCTTGTGTTTGCCGCAGCGACAGGCAGCTGGCTGGCTTTCTTACAAGGTCGATGGCTGAACAAGCTACCCCTCGTTCAGCGATGGCTGCATAAGGTACCTGAACGTAATATCAAGATGGTGGACTCACTTCTTTGTCGTCATGGCTTGGTGGCGCTCTTTTGTGCGCGTTTTGCGCCGGGCGTTCGCTCTGTATTGCCAATGATGATGGGCATTCGTGTCCAGCATGCACCACGTTTTCACCACTTCTCATGGCTCAGCGCGACCCTATGGGTCTTTTTGCTCGCAGGCGTTGGCTTTATGCTGCCATCACTGCCTGAGAACATTAGCCGTTTTGTCACCATGGCGCTCATGGCGGCACCTGTCATTACGCTGTGCACCTTTATTTTGACTGCGGTGATCTGGCGTTTAAGAAAACTATGGCGACCAGCACAACCGACCAAGCCAGTTTGA
- a CDS encoding ferredoxin reductase family protein, whose product MKKASWMIALLILLCSVFWLHADWQILKQTHWHPIRSGLLQLTGILSITLFSLTMILAMRFRWVDAITTGLDKSYRLHKWSAIFALVFALVHWLLALVPKMLVQRGLLERPIKSMASQPAENIDSIMQWLHQMRPMAEQMGDIGIKLMILLMIAALLKRLPYHWFQWSHKLMALLYLAFVVHTVILLKPSYWDQPITWLTLLFVIVGSLCAVASLLGKVGNAQRYQGRIRHISHRHGVTALTVHLPRWPGHQSGQFAFIRLAGEKAHPFTITSSAAPSTTGALNAHQLRFSIKALGDFTGSLPTMIQSHDLVENDQVEIEGPYGQFDFDTHTNSQSEQIWIAGGIGIAGFLAKLEERAKLNSVQPQVTLYFCTQDASRTQINQLAHQARIANVDFHLIDNRKQPLLTISTLEDNHPQFAQASIWFCGPANFAKALAQQLKAKQFAMQRFHREYFEFR is encoded by the coding sequence ATGAAAAAAGCATCTTGGATGATCGCGCTGCTGATCCTGCTCTGTAGCGTTTTTTGGCTTCACGCCGACTGGCAAATCCTCAAGCAAACACATTGGCATCCAATTCGCAGTGGCCTGCTACAACTGACTGGCATTCTCTCCATCACCCTTTTCTCGCTCACCATGATTCTAGCCATGCGATTTCGTTGGGTGGATGCCATCACCACAGGGTTGGATAAATCCTATCGCCTGCACAAATGGAGTGCCATCTTCGCACTGGTGTTTGCGCTAGTGCATTGGCTTTTGGCCTTGGTTCCGAAAATGCTCGTTCAGCGCGGTTTGCTTGAACGTCCCATCAAATCAATGGCAAGCCAGCCCGCTGAAAATATTGATAGCATCATGCAATGGCTACATCAGATGCGTCCCATGGCTGAACAAATGGGTGATATTGGCATCAAATTAATGATCCTATTGATGATTGCCGCACTGCTCAAACGCCTGCCCTATCACTGGTTTCAGTGGAGCCACAAATTGATGGCCCTGCTCTATTTGGCGTTTGTTGTTCACACCGTGATTTTACTGAAACCCAGCTATTGGGATCAGCCGATTACTTGGCTCACGCTTTTATTCGTGATAGTTGGCAGCCTATGCGCTGTGGCCAGTTTACTTGGTAAAGTGGGCAACGCGCAGCGTTATCAAGGACGCATTCGTCACATATCACATCGACATGGGGTCACGGCGCTCACCGTCCATCTGCCTCGCTGGCCCGGTCATCAAAGCGGGCAGTTTGCATTTATTCGATTGGCAGGTGAGAAGGCGCATCCTTTTACCATTACATCAAGCGCAGCGCCAAGCACGACTGGGGCACTTAATGCGCATCAATTACGTTTTTCCATTAAAGCCTTGGGCGATTTTACAGGGTCGCTGCCTACCATGATCCAATCTCATGATTTAGTTGAAAATGATCAGGTCGAGATAGAAGGCCCCTATGGGCAATTTGACTTCGATACACATACAAACAGCCAAAGCGAACAGATCTGGATCGCGGGCGGGATTGGCATTGCAGGCTTTCTTGCCAAGCTTGAGGAGCGCGCAAAACTAAACAGCGTGCAACCACAGGTGACGCTCTATTTTTGCACTCAAGATGCATCACGCACACAAATCAACCAACTTGCACATCAAGCACGCATTGCCAATGTTGATTTTCATCTGATTGATAACCGCAAACAGCCGCTGCTCACCATCAGCACGCTTGAAGATAATCATCCGCAGTTTGCGCAAGCCAGCATTTGGTTTTGCGGCCCTGCAAACTTTGCAAAAGCGCTAGCCCAACAGTTGAAAGCCAAGCAATTTGCCATGCAACGCTTTCATCGCGAATATTTTGAGTTTCGCTAA
- the fruB gene encoding fused PTS fructose transporter subunit IIA/HPr protein, with translation MLSLTAQDIQLQQVAEDKQSAIDALAARLTERGFVESGYVAGMQARELQNSTYLGNGIAIPHGTTDTRDLVKTTGVTIAHYPQGVDWGDGNRAYLAIGIAAKSDEHLGILKQLTHVLSAEGIDEQLKKATTADELIAILNGDSQATLIFDAEMIVTDFPAADLTQMSAVNAGFMKNRSAIDAQGVAALIAAQSHHLGHGVWLQASKEAKQTAIALVHTAHTSVYQNNPVSLLISIAAKDSAHLAVLNRLIELTENQQLGILVNSDANAIFTALTEEMKSGLSQVFTIHNHHGLHARPGAVLVATAKKYQSDIWVSNLDGDGKAVKAKSLMKVIALGVKHGHRLEFTADGPDAAEALAGIEAAIDAGLGEG, from the coding sequence ATGTTGTCACTCACCGCACAAGACATTCAGTTGCAACAAGTCGCTGAAGATAAACAAAGTGCCATTGATGCACTCGCGGCTCGTTTAACTGAGCGCGGCTTTGTCGAGTCTGGCTATGTTGCCGGTATGCAAGCACGCGAGCTGCAAAACTCAACGTATCTTGGCAATGGCATCGCCATTCCACACGGCACCACGGATACCCGTGATTTAGTCAAAACCACAGGTGTCACCATCGCCCATTATCCGCAAGGCGTCGATTGGGGCGATGGAAACCGCGCCTATCTTGCCATTGGCATTGCCGCAAAATCTGACGAGCATCTTGGCATTCTCAAGCAATTGACCCATGTGCTTTCAGCTGAAGGGATTGATGAGCAGCTAAAAAAAGCGACGACGGCTGATGAGCTCATCGCTATTTTAAATGGCGACAGCCAAGCCACTCTGATTTTTGATGCTGAGATGATCGTCACCGATTTCCCAGCAGCCGATCTCACGCAAATGAGCGCAGTTAATGCGGGCTTCATGAAAAATCGCAGCGCCATTGATGCGCAAGGCGTCGCTGCACTCATCGCCGCACAATCGCACCATCTTGGCCATGGTGTTTGGTTACAAGCCAGCAAAGAAGCCAAACAAACGGCAATTGCGCTGGTGCACACAGCGCATACCAGCGTCTATCAAAACAATCCAGTTAGTCTGTTAATCAGCATTGCCGCAAAGGACAGCGCGCATTTAGCTGTACTCAACCGCTTAATTGAGCTCACCGAAAATCAGCAGCTCGGCATACTGGTCAATAGCGACGCAAATGCTATTTTCACGGCGCTGACCGAAGAGATGAAATCAGGCCTTAGCCAAGTGTTCACCATTCACAACCACCATGGTTTGCATGCACGCCCAGGCGCTGTGCTGGTGGCAACGGCGAAAAAATACCAATCCGATATTTGGGTCAGTAATTTAGATGGCGATGGCAAAGCGGTAAAAGCAAAAAGCTTGATGAAAGTGATTGCCCTTGGGGTCAAACATGGCCATCGCCTTGAATTCACTGCAGATGGTCCAGATGCTGCTGAAGCACTGGCGGGCATTGAAGCGGCCATTGACGCTGGTCTAGGTGAGGGTTAA
- a CDS encoding EAL domain-containing protein: MRKLPSLRNGYETYVRDISVVFLLLLPLTISNALSIFAGHALNYAHLKDWSENFFHFSNLLIGIYPIALCIITTYYFAIKNHTSPLVVVPYALVMFLAVSLSNDLVAPQWRLPNNPLVALVSAVIAAICCSSGRLFPLDPLRPDFVRQLYQQVAHLFAFLVLTMLCTKLTGFVMAEGDALHQKISLNPLTFAGGMAYQFVLGLLGAIGINGHNFLFGEKQQLYLDTQHNLAAWLAGDAPLNILSQGFYDAFMSIGGSGNALSLLLCVLFFSRDRRHTILALSAIPLVMFNINELLLFGLPVIFNPTLIVPFILVPLVSFVLVYFTMSMGWVPPAGTIVDWMTPPFMSGYLATQNSWAGVCLQFVVVGVGILIYRPFYRHFACASRINSRAIFRKHEVERSTLKSFIGDVNQAMGRYISKHDVSRRVSRMLSRGEFVMYYQPQVHLNDASHLAFESLVRYRDEQGNIKPSTFIQDFMELGAMYQLDQLVLDLVLADMQKMPLVQGCRIGVNISAETISSAEIVPYIAERLGHYRIPATALEIEITEEAILKDQQQISANIEALQALGVKVAIDDFGAGYASFSHLLKFSFDKVKLDRSLLLNVDQARGQNLYQWLAKISEVTGCAMVAEGIETEQEKAFVASCGIDICQGYYFARPMPLHESFAWSASCMAAHHDISH; this comes from the coding sequence ATGCGGAAGCTGCCTTCTCTTCGAAATGGTTACGAAACATACGTTCGTGACATCTCCGTTGTTTTTCTACTGTTACTGCCACTGACGATCAGTAATGCGTTGTCCATTTTCGCAGGGCATGCGCTTAACTATGCGCATTTGAAGGATTGGTCAGAAAACTTCTTTCACTTTTCTAATCTATTGATTGGCATCTATCCCATTGCCCTTTGCATTATCACCACCTATTACTTTGCAATTAAAAACCACACCAGTCCGCTGGTGGTGGTGCCCTATGCGTTGGTGATGTTTTTAGCGGTTTCACTGTCCAACGATTTGGTTGCGCCGCAGTGGCGATTACCTAATAACCCCTTGGTTGCATTGGTTTCAGCAGTGATCGCGGCAATTTGCTGTTCATCGGGGCGACTTTTCCCGCTTGATCCGCTGCGTCCAGATTTTGTGCGTCAGCTTTATCAGCAAGTGGCGCACCTATTTGCCTTTCTCGTGCTCACCATGCTGTGCACGAAGTTAACCGGCTTTGTGATGGCAGAAGGTGATGCGCTGCACCAAAAAATCTCGCTGAATCCACTGACCTTTGCTGGGGGCATGGCCTATCAGTTTGTTTTGGGATTGCTGGGCGCCATTGGCATTAATGGGCACAATTTTCTATTTGGTGAAAAGCAGCAACTTTATTTGGATACCCAGCACAACCTTGCGGCATGGCTAGCAGGGGATGCCCCGCTGAATATTTTAAGCCAGGGTTTTTATGATGCCTTTATGTCCATTGGTGGCTCTGGTAATGCGCTGAGTTTGCTGCTCTGTGTGCTGTTCTTTTCGCGTGATCGCCGCCATACCATCTTGGCGCTTTCGGCTATTCCATTGGTGATGTTTAATATCAATGAGTTACTGCTTTTTGGTTTGCCTGTTATTTTCAACCCAACGCTGATTGTGCCCTTTATTTTGGTGCCCTTGGTCAGTTTTGTACTGGTTTATTTCACCATGAGTATGGGGTGGGTACCGCCTGCGGGTACCATTGTCGATTGGATGACCCCGCCCTTTATGAGCGGATATCTGGCAACGCAAAATAGCTGGGCTGGGGTGTGTCTGCAGTTTGTGGTCGTGGGCGTGGGGATTTTAATCTATCGGCCTTTTTACCGTCATTTTGCCTGCGCAAGCCGAATTAACAGCCGCGCAATTTTTCGCAAGCATGAAGTCGAGCGTAGCACGCTTAAATCTTTTATTGGCGATGTGAATCAGGCCATGGGGCGTTATATCAGCAAGCATGACGTGAGTCGTCGCGTCAGTCGCATGCTCAGTCGCGGCGAGTTTGTAATGTACTATCAGCCGCAGGTGCATCTTAATGATGCCAGTCATTTGGCCTTTGAATCTTTAGTGCGATATCGCGATGAGCAGGGGAATATCAAGCCATCGACCTTTATTCAGGATTTTATGGAGCTTGGCGCCATGTACCAGCTGGACCAACTGGTGCTGGATTTGGTATTGGCAGATATGCAAAAAATGCCACTGGTCCAGGGGTGTCGCATTGGCGTAAATATCTCGGCTGAGACGATTTCATCAGCAGAGATAGTGCCCTATATCGCTGAGCGATTAGGTCACTATCGGATCCCTGCGACGGCGCTTGAAATCGAGATCACCGAAGAGGCGATTTTAAAAGATCAGCAGCAAATTTCAGCCAATATTGAAGCGCTGCAAGCGCTGGGTGTGAAAGTAGCTATTGATGATTTTGGTGCCGGCTATGCTTCATTTTCACATCTGCTGAAATTTAGCTTTGATAAAGTGAAGTTGGATCGCTCGCTGCTTTTAAATGTTGACCAAGCGCGCGGTCAAAATCTCTATCAGTGGCTGGCAAAAATCAGTGAAGTCACAGGCTGCGCCATGGTGGCAGAAGGGATTGAAACAGAGCAAGAAAAAGCCTTTGTGGCCAGTTGCGGGATTGATATTTGCCAAGGCTATTACTTTGCACGTCCGATGCCGCTGCATGAAAGTTTTGCTTGGAGTGCCAGCTGCATGGCAGCGCATCACGATATATCGCATTGA
- the pfkB gene encoding 1-phosphofructokinase → MSNHCKVVTITLNPALDLTGQLATFHLGAVNKVQTANLRPAGKGVNVAMVLAELGAKVTATGLVGDENHPAFQQLFADYGIEDAFVTITGACRINVKVAEQSGRVSDINFPGVSVSAADIAAFEAKLFALAKTHQVFVMAGSLPPGLSTEVMAGWITRLQAQGKQVIFDSSNEALKAGLDAHPFLVKPNEIELGEFLHQTLDNPAQVQQAAQMLNNQGIENAVVSMGADGVIWQSREACLYAKPPKMNVVSTVGAGDTLVAGLTWGHLQQWPQAQTLKFATTLSALAVSQVGVGIGSEEQRDAIFNQVSVQCIE, encoded by the coding sequence ATGTCCAATCACTGCAAAGTCGTGACCATTACCCTCAATCCTGCACTTGATCTCACCGGTCAATTAGCCACCTTTCATTTAGGTGCGGTTAACAAGGTACAAACGGCCAATCTTCGCCCCGCTGGAAAAGGGGTGAATGTGGCCATGGTGCTTGCGGAGCTTGGCGCGAAAGTCACAGCGACTGGCTTGGTTGGTGATGAAAACCATCCGGCATTTCAGCAGCTTTTTGCTGATTACGGCATTGAAGATGCATTTGTCACCATCACTGGTGCCTGTCGCATTAATGTCAAAGTGGCTGAACAAAGTGGCCGCGTCAGCGATATTAACTTTCCTGGCGTCAGCGTCTCTGCAGCAGATATTGCTGCCTTTGAAGCCAAACTCTTTGCACTGGCGAAAACGCATCAAGTATTCGTGATGGCGGGCAGCTTACCGCCGGGTCTATCTACCGAGGTGATGGCTGGCTGGATCACCCGTTTACAAGCGCAAGGTAAACAGGTCATCTTCGACAGCAGCAATGAGGCGCTCAAAGCTGGCCTTGACGCCCATCCATTCTTGGTCAAACCCAATGAAATTGAGCTCGGTGAGTTTTTACATCAAACCTTAGATAACCCAGCACAGGTGCAGCAAGCGGCGCAAATGCTCAATAACCAAGGGATTGAAAATGCCGTGGTATCCATGGGCGCTGATGGTGTGATTTGGCAATCACGTGAAGCATGCCTTTATGCCAAACCGCCGAAAATGAATGTGGTTAGCACTGTCGGTGCTGGCGATACCTTGGTTGCAGGACTGACTTGGGGTCACCTACAACAATGGCCTCAGGCACAAACACTCAAATTTGCCACCACCCTTTCAGCCTTGGCGGTAAGCCAAGTGGGCGTAGGGATTGGCAGCGAAGAACAACGCGACGCGATTTTTAACCAAGTCAGCGTCCAATGCATTGAATAA
- a CDS encoding PTS fructose-like transporter subunit IIB — MKIAIVTACPSGVASSILAAGLLEKAAAKLNFSAAIECHSTVKAVETLSAETIANVDCIVIAANTPVSLARFAGKKVYQGSINEVLTDAQGFLTKASEQASLLDADAISEEAQSNAPIANQGAVQKSIVAITACPTGVAHTFMAAEALEETAKANSYQIKVETRGSVGAKNQLTAEEIAAADVVIIAADIEVDLSRFDGKALFKTSTSLALKKTEQTLQDAFAKATVYQHSGPAQANDSKQEKAGVYKHLMTGVSHMLPLVVAGGLCIALSFVFGINAADVKGSLAAALMGIGKSAFTLMIPVLAGYIAYSIADRPGLAPGLIGGFLAATIGAGFFGGIAAGFIAGYSAKLLADKIKLPQTMESLKPILIIPFIASLFTGLVMIYIVGEPVAQLMHWLTEALKNMGDGNAILLGLILGAMMCFDLGGPVNKAAYAFSVGLLETQTYTPMAATMAAGMVPALGMGLATFLAKSKFTAPEREAGKASFALGLCFISEGAIPFAARDPMRVIPACIAGGALTGALSMLFGAQLLAPHGGLFVLLIPNAISPVLPYLFAITAGTLVTGVLYAMLKKVEPTKA; from the coding sequence ATGAAAATTGCAATTGTAACCGCCTGTCCAAGCGGTGTTGCCAGCAGCATCCTCGCCGCAGGTTTGCTTGAAAAAGCAGCTGCCAAATTAAATTTTAGCGCTGCCATTGAATGCCACTCCACAGTGAAAGCGGTGGAAACCCTTTCCGCTGAAACCATTGCCAATGTCGATTGCATCGTCATTGCTGCAAACACGCCCGTTTCACTGGCTCGCTTTGCAGGAAAAAAAGTGTACCAAGGGAGCATCAATGAGGTATTGACTGACGCGCAAGGCTTTTTGACCAAAGCGAGCGAACAAGCATCGCTGCTTGATGCGGATGCGATAAGCGAAGAAGCCCAAAGCAATGCACCAATCGCAAACCAAGGCGCAGTACAAAAATCCATTGTCGCAATCACCGCATGTCCAACAGGTGTAGCGCATACCTTTATGGCTGCCGAAGCCCTTGAGGAAACCGCCAAAGCCAATAGCTATCAGATTAAAGTAGAAACGCGCGGCTCAGTGGGCGCCAAAAACCAGCTGACTGCAGAAGAAATTGCGGCAGCGGATGTGGTCATTATTGCCGCCGATATCGAAGTGGATCTTTCCCGCTTTGATGGCAAGGCGCTCTTTAAAACCAGCACCAGTCTGGCGCTGAAAAAAACCGAGCAAACGCTGCAAGACGCCTTTGCCAAGGCCACCGTGTATCAGCACAGTGGTCCAGCGCAAGCCAATGACAGCAAACAGGAAAAAGCGGGCGTCTACAAACACCTAATGACAGGTGTATCTCACATGCTGCCTTTGGTGGTAGCAGGCGGTCTATGTATCGCGCTCTCCTTTGTCTTTGGCATTAATGCCGCTGACGTAAAAGGCTCACTTGCAGCTGCGCTCATGGGCATTGGTAAATCTGCCTTTACCTTAATGATTCCAGTCCTTGCAGGTTATATTGCTTATTCCATCGCAGACCGTCCCGGGCTTGCACCAGGCTTGATCGGTGGTTTTCTTGCCGCGACCATTGGCGCAGGTTTCTTTGGTGGTATCGCCGCCGGTTTTATTGCAGGTTACAGCGCCAAACTGCTTGCAGATAAGATCAAACTGCCGCAAACCATGGAATCGCTCAAACCAATTTTGATCATTCCATTTATCGCCAGCCTCTTTACTGGCCTTGTGATGATCTACATCGTTGGCGAGCCAGTGGCTCAGCTCATGCATTGGTTGACAGAAGCGCTGAAAAATATGGGCGATGGCAACGCCATTTTGCTTGGCCTTATTTTGGGCGCGATGATGTGTTTCGACTTGGGTGGTCCGGTGAACAAAGCCGCTTACGCCTTTAGTGTGGGGCTGTTGGAAACCCAAACCTACACGCCGATGGCAGCAACCATGGCGGCAGGTATGGTGCCAGCACTGGGTATGGGCTTGGCCACATTCCTTGCCAAAAGTAAATTCACCGCACCAGAGCGTGAAGCGGGTAAAGCGTCCTTTGCGCTGGGTCTGTGCTTTATTTCTGAAGGTGCCATTCCCTTTGCCGCGCGTGACCCAATGCGTGTGATCCCTGCATGTATCGCAGGCGGCGCATTAACCGGCGCACTCTCCATGCTCTTTGGTGCGCAGCTACTTGCACCGCATGGTGGCCTATTTGTACTGCTGATCCCAAATGCCATCAGTCCAGTGCTGCCATACCTCTTTGCCATTACCGCGGGTACCTTGGTCACGGGTGTCCTGTACGCCATGCTCAAAAAAGTAGAGCCAACAAAAGCTTAA
- a CDS encoding DedA family protein, which produces MFTQFHDVLAAIWHQDFHTLQTSGYAVMIYTLIATLITLESGFLPAAPLPCDSVVILSGTLAAEGILSPYITFPLLMAAASIGSILAFMQGRWLNKLPLVQRWLSKVPEKNIQMVDTLLGKHGLVALFCARFAPGVRSVLPMMMGIRNPHAQKFHRFSALSAVLWVTLLAGSGFMLPSLPERVSHWVTMALMAAPLITLSVVILSALAWRLRRLFQSKTRPV; this is translated from the coding sequence ATGTTTACACAATTTCACGATGTGTTGGCCGCGATTTGGCACCAAGATTTTCACACACTACAAACATCCGGCTACGCTGTGATGATTTATACCTTAATCGCTACCTTGATCACCCTTGAAAGCGGCTTTTTACCCGCAGCACCGCTCCCTTGCGATAGCGTGGTTATTCTCAGTGGCACCTTGGCTGCTGAAGGCATTTTAAGCCCTTATATCACTTTTCCGCTGCTAATGGCGGCCGCCTCCATTGGTAGCATTCTTGCCTTTATGCAAGGCCGCTGGCTCAACAAATTACCCTTGGTGCAACGCTGGCTAAGCAAGGTGCCTGAGAAAAATATTCAAATGGTCGATACGCTGCTTGGCAAACATGGCTTGGTGGCGCTATTTTGCGCACGCTTTGCCCCTGGCGTTCGCTCTGTGTTGCCAATGATGATGGGCATTCGCAATCCGCATGCACAAAAATTCCATCGTTTTTCAGCGCTCAGCGCCGTTCTATGGGTCACATTGCTAGCAGGCAGTGGCTTTATGTTGCCATCGCTACCAGAGCGCGTCAGCCACTGGGTAACCATGGCATTGATGGCGGCACCACTTATCACCTTAAGTGTGGTGATCCTGTCTGCGCTGGCATGGCGTTTACGCCGTTTGTTCCAAAGCAAAACGCGCCCGGTTTAA
- a CDS encoding LacI family DNA-binding transcriptional regulator, with the protein MKLDEIARLAGVSKTTASYVINGKAEQYRISVKTQAKVMAVVAAHNYRPNHAASSLRAGSSQSFGLIIPDLENSSYAKLAKLLERDARRAGYQLIISCSDDEPETEKQVADNLVTRRIDALFVASCLPHHDSFYPAIQAKGIPVIALDRMMDDEQFCSVISEDFEGAKRLTRALSLQSCARMAVIGAAKDLSVSKDREQGIRAALQDTSIEMQIYYGDSFSREEGERLAQALLANASAISTSLISESPSSTSLTSAPEIKAMADESCFPDALICTAYPLFEGVLDALAPYPEYFHRVQLATFGDNRLLDFLPVKVQSLAQQFELIVDAALTMALNALSTQATPCVELIARKLKRR; encoded by the coding sequence ATGAAGCTCGATGAGATCGCGCGCCTCGCTGGCGTATCAAAAACCACGGCAAGCTATGTCATTAATGGCAAGGCTGAGCAGTACCGTATCAGTGTTAAAACGCAGGCGAAGGTGATGGCGGTGGTGGCCGCACATAACTATCGTCCCAATCATGCCGCCTCTTCATTGCGCGCAGGTTCAAGCCAAAGCTTTGGTTTGATTATTCCCGATCTAGAAAACAGCAGTTATGCCAAATTGGCCAAATTGTTAGAGCGCGATGCACGCCGCGCCGGTTATCAGCTGATTATTTCCTGTAGTGATGATGAGCCAGAAACTGAAAAACAAGTGGCGGATAATTTGGTCACGCGACGCATTGATGCGCTTTTTGTCGCTAGCTGCTTGCCGCATCACGATAGTTTTTACCCTGCGATTCAGGCGAAGGGGATTCCGGTTATCGCCTTGGACCGAATGATGGACGACGAGCAATTTTGCTCGGTGATCAGTGAAGACTTTGAAGGCGCGAAGCGCTTAACCCGCGCGCTATCGTTGCAATCATGCGCGCGTATGGCAGTGATTGGTGCGGCAAAGGATTTAAGTGTATCCAAAGATCGCGAGCAGGGGATCCGCGCGGCGCTGCAAGACACATCCATCGAAATGCAGATCTATTATGGTGATAGCTTTTCCCGCGAAGAGGGCGAGCGATTAGCGCAAGCCTTGTTAGCCAATGCATCCGCTATCAGCACATCCTTAATCAGTGAATCGCCAAGCAGTACATCATTGACAAGTGCACCAGAAATTAAGGCAATGGCAGATGAGTCTTGTTTTCCTGATGCGCTTATCTGCACCGCTTATCCGCTATTTGAAGGGGTATTGGATGCGCTTGCACCTTATCCTGAGTATTTTCATCGCGTGCAGTTGGCAACCTTTGGTGATAACCGCTTGCTCGATTTTCTACCGGTTAAAGTGCAATCGCTGGCGCAGCAATTTGAACTGATTGTGGACGCCGCCTTGACCATGGCGCTCAATGCCTTGAGTACGCAAGCAACGCCTTGCGTTGAGCTGATTGCACGTAAATTAAAGCGCCGTTAA